In Nocardia asteroides, a single genomic region encodes these proteins:
- a CDS encoding glycosyltransferase encodes MDPSELRIAAVVPCHNEEASVAKVVADLQAAVPGIVVYVYDNLSTDATSERAREAGAIVRRENVKGKGNVVRRAFADIEADVYLMIDGDDTYDASAAPLMIKTLLDGPYDHVLGVRRQDESGNAYRAGHETGNKVLNGVVGKVFGENVEDMLSGYRVFSRRFVKSFPAVSREFEIETELTVHSLHLRVPRTAVPVGFRDRPAGSESKLRTYHDGFKILKLIAGLARHERPVAFYGLFGTLAWLIALVLTIPIAITYYDIGEVPRFPTLFLAFTLLLLGSLAWTAGLILDGIRRSRHEAARLVYLRYSAVTDDGPRR; translated from the coding sequence GTGGACCCCTCCGAGCTTCGCATTGCCGCCGTGGTCCCGTGCCACAACGAAGAGGCTTCGGTCGCCAAGGTCGTCGCCGACCTGCAGGCCGCCGTCCCCGGGATCGTGGTCTACGTCTACGACAACCTGAGTACCGACGCGACCTCCGAGCGCGCGCGGGAAGCGGGTGCGATCGTGCGCAGGGAGAACGTCAAGGGCAAGGGCAATGTGGTGCGCCGCGCCTTCGCCGACATCGAGGCCGACGTCTACCTCATGATCGACGGCGACGACACCTACGACGCGTCGGCCGCGCCGCTCATGATCAAGACGCTGCTCGACGGGCCCTACGACCACGTGCTCGGGGTGCGCCGCCAGGACGAGTCGGGCAACGCGTACCGGGCCGGCCACGAGACCGGCAACAAGGTGCTGAACGGCGTGGTCGGCAAGGTGTTCGGGGAGAACGTCGAGGACATGCTGAGCGGGTACCGGGTCTTCTCCCGGCGCTTCGTGAAGAGCTTCCCCGCGGTCTCCCGCGAGTTCGAGATCGAGACCGAGCTGACGGTGCACTCGCTGCACCTGCGGGTGCCGCGCACGGCGGTGCCGGTCGGGTTCCGGGATCGCCCGGCGGGCAGCGAGTCCAAGCTGCGCACGTACCACGACGGGTTCAAGATCCTGAAGCTGATCGCCGGGCTGGCGCGGCACGAGCGGCCGGTCGCCTTCTACGGGCTCTTCGGCACCCTGGCCTGGCTGATCGCGCTGGTGCTCACCATCCCGATAGCGATCACCTACTACGACATCGGCGAGGTGCCGCGCTTCCCCACCCTCTTCCTCGCCTTCACCCTGCTGCTGCTCGGCAGCCTGGCCTGGACCGCCGGCCTCATCCTGGACGGCATCCGCCGCTCCCGCCACGAGGCCGCACGCCTCGTCTACCTGCGCTACAGCGCCGTCACCGACGACGGACCCCGCCGGTGA
- a CDS encoding GtrA family protein produces the protein MSSRESAETVPAPLSRRLLTALRQGSAFLVVGLIGFAVDAGTYNLLVFWGGEGVLHHAPLPAKIIAIVVATVVTYFGNKWWTFAHKQGGSAAREYLLYAFFNVIAIGLQLGCLAFSRYVLDLSSPLADNISGTLLGQIVAVLFRYWAYDTFVFTGPRADLEHDIDDALADRAGQAPGSPR, from the coding sequence GTGTCGTCCCGCGAGTCCGCCGAAACCGTTCCCGCACCGCTGAGCCGCCGCCTGCTGACCGCGCTGCGGCAGGGGAGCGCTTTCCTCGTCGTCGGGCTGATCGGCTTCGCGGTGGACGCCGGGACGTACAACCTGCTGGTGTTCTGGGGCGGCGAGGGCGTGCTCCACCACGCGCCGCTGCCCGCGAAGATCATCGCGATCGTGGTGGCGACGGTGGTCACCTACTTCGGCAACAAGTGGTGGACGTTCGCGCACAAGCAGGGCGGTAGCGCGGCGCGGGAGTACCTGCTCTACGCGTTCTTCAACGTCATCGCGATCGGGCTGCAGCTCGGCTGCCTGGCCTTCTCCCGCTATGTGCTGGATCTCTCCTCGCCGCTCGCGGACAACATCTCCGGCACCCTGCTCGGCCAGATCGTCGCGGTGCTCTTCCGCTACTGGGCCTACGACACCTTCGTCTTCACCGGTCCGCGGGCCGACCTGGAGCACGACATCGACGACGCGCTCGCCGACCGTGCTGGGCAAGCGCCCGGTTCGCCGCGTTGA
- a CDS encoding glycosyltransferase: MDQSATQAVTETNDRAVAEAAPTALRSDHRAPDRLVLQRGIFTGPSAKINDELYAVVTRGRAQRDRLSLHLDRGATVHTNTYFGRFAAAYWQRWTTVTEVQVTLVLDVAAGARLRLVASDIAGHRRIVDSIEVAASGPVTLGATLDQYVDGGALWVEADAVGGALGITELTWSAAAPERMRPVAIAICTFNRAADCAETVAALASDPAVLAAIDAVYVVDQGTDLVEERPRFREVQPVLGEKLRYIRQPNLGGAGGFTRGLYEVSAVNEHADVILMDDDILCEPETVLRLNAFANLTVEPTLVGAQMLFLLNPDYLNVGAEEVHLDRLMHGQKVSKALRNTSMLKKNQERRVDAGYNAWWTCLIPAEVVAKIGLPLPMFFQWDDVEYGVRAREHGFVTVTLPNAAVWHADFYWKDYDDWARYFSTRNSLIVGALHTDLDGKKISKQLFRNIAEHLVAMQYGLVHTTLQGIEDFLRGPKILRDGGIEALAQARGQRGDYPETVKHPAATPPVPSTHIAVQRASGEPSRALLVLIKRAIGQWTGRTRPGLAGITREDAYWWHVSLFDHVVVTDASQSGVRIRQRDKARARALLLRALKVLRRLRRELPALQEQYRAAAPELTSRENWERLYGIRP, encoded by the coding sequence ATGGATCAGTCGGCTACGCAGGCCGTTACCGAAACGAACGACCGAGCTGTCGCCGAGGCGGCGCCCACCGCGCTGCGCTCCGATCACCGGGCTCCGGACCGCCTGGTGCTGCAGCGGGGGATCTTCACCGGGCCGTCGGCGAAGATCAACGACGAGCTGTACGCCGTCGTCACCAGGGGGCGCGCCCAGCGCGACCGCCTCTCGCTGCACCTGGACAGGGGCGCGACGGTGCACACCAACACCTACTTCGGCCGGTTCGCGGCGGCCTACTGGCAGCGCTGGACCACGGTCACCGAGGTGCAGGTCACGCTGGTGCTCGACGTCGCCGCGGGCGCGAGGCTGCGGCTGGTGGCCTCGGACATCGCCGGGCACCGCCGGATCGTCGACTCCATCGAGGTCGCCGCGAGCGGCCCGGTGACGCTCGGCGCCACGCTCGACCAGTACGTCGACGGCGGCGCGCTCTGGGTCGAGGCGGACGCCGTCGGCGGCGCGCTCGGCATCACCGAGCTCACCTGGTCGGCCGCTGCCCCGGAGCGGATGCGCCCGGTCGCCATCGCCATCTGCACCTTCAACCGGGCCGCCGACTGCGCCGAGACGGTCGCCGCGCTCGCCTCCGACCCGGCGGTGCTCGCCGCGATCGACGCGGTGTACGTGGTCGACCAGGGCACCGACCTGGTCGAGGAGCGGCCGCGGTTCCGCGAGGTGCAGCCGGTGCTCGGCGAGAAACTGCGCTACATCCGCCAGCCCAACCTGGGCGGGGCGGGCGGCTTCACCCGCGGGCTGTACGAGGTCTCCGCGGTGAACGAGCACGCCGACGTCATCCTGATGGACGACGACATCCTCTGCGAGCCGGAGACGGTGCTGCGGCTCAACGCCTTCGCCAACCTCACGGTGGAGCCGACGCTGGTCGGCGCGCAGATGCTCTTCCTGCTCAACCCGGACTACCTGAACGTCGGGGCCGAGGAGGTGCACCTGGACCGGCTCATGCACGGGCAGAAGGTGTCCAAGGCGCTGCGCAACACCAGCATGCTGAAGAAGAACCAGGAGCGCCGGGTCGACGCGGGCTACAACGCCTGGTGGACCTGTTTGATCCCGGCCGAGGTGGTCGCGAAGATCGGGCTGCCGCTGCCGATGTTCTTCCAGTGGGACGACGTCGAGTACGGCGTGCGCGCGCGGGAGCACGGTTTCGTCACCGTGACCCTGCCGAACGCCGCGGTCTGGCACGCCGACTTCTACTGGAAGGACTACGACGACTGGGCGCGCTACTTCAGCACCCGCAACTCGCTCATCGTCGGCGCGCTGCACACCGACCTCGACGGTAAGAAGATCAGCAAGCAGCTCTTCCGCAATATCGCCGAGCACCTGGTCGCCATGCAGTACGGCCTGGTGCACACCACCCTGCAGGGCATCGAGGACTTCCTGCGTGGCCCGAAGATTCTGCGGGACGGCGGAATCGAGGCCCTGGCCCAGGCCCGCGGCCAGCGCGGCGACTACCCGGAGACGGTCAAGCACCCGGCAGCGACCCCGCCGGTGCCGTCCACGCACATCGCCGTCCAGCGCGCATCCGGCGAGCCGAGCCGGGCGCTGCTGGTGCTGATCAAGCGGGCGATCGGCCAGTGGACCGGGCGCACCCGCCCCGGCCTGGCCGGGATCACCCGCGAGGACGCGTACTGGTGGCACGTCTCGCTCTTCGACCATGTCGTGGTGACCGACGCCTCGCAGTCCGGGGTGCGAATCCGGCAGCGCGACAAGGCCCGGGCCCGCGCCCTGCTGCTCCGCGCGCTCAAGGTGCTGCGCAGGCTGCGCCGCGAGCTGCCCGCGCTGCAGGAGCAGTACCGGGCCGCCGCGCCGGAGCTCACCAGCCGGGAGAACTGGGAAAGGCTCTACGGCATCCGGCCGTGA
- a CDS encoding SDR family oxidoreductase, protein MTDQASKPLANKTVIMSGGSRGIGLEIAKRAAADGANITLIAKTDKPHPKLPGTIHTAAAELTEAGGTVLPFVGDVREDEQVAEAVRQTVERFGGIDIVVNNASAIDLSPTEAISMKKYDLMQDINCRGSFLLSKLSIAALRESAAAGRNPHILTLSPPLNLDPRWAGGSLGYTIAKYGMSLTTLGLAEELKDAGIAVNSLWPRTTIATAAVRNLLGGEEMVATSRTPDIYADAAYLVLTSPAKETTGNFFLDDEVLAAHGITDLEKYRVVPGDGPLTTDLFL, encoded by the coding sequence ATGACGGATCAGGCTTCCAAGCCCCTCGCGAACAAGACGGTGATCATGTCCGGCGGCAGCCGCGGCATCGGGCTGGAGATCGCGAAGCGGGCCGCCGCCGACGGCGCGAACATCACCCTCATCGCCAAGACCGACAAGCCGCACCCCAAGCTGCCCGGCACCATCCACACCGCGGCGGCCGAGCTGACGGAGGCGGGCGGCACGGTGCTCCCGTTCGTCGGCGACGTGCGCGAGGACGAGCAGGTCGCCGAGGCGGTGCGGCAGACCGTCGAGCGCTTCGGCGGCATCGACATCGTGGTCAACAACGCCTCCGCCATCGACCTCTCGCCCACCGAGGCGATCTCGATGAAGAAGTACGACCTCATGCAGGACATCAACTGCCGCGGCAGCTTCCTGCTCTCGAAACTGAGCATCGCCGCGCTGCGCGAATCCGCGGCCGCCGGGCGCAACCCGCACATCCTGACGCTCTCGCCCCCGCTGAACCTGGACCCCAGGTGGGCGGGCGGCTCGCTCGGCTACACCATCGCCAAGTACGGCATGTCGCTCACCACGCTCGGCCTCGCCGAGGAGCTGAAGGACGCGGGCATCGCGGTGAACTCGCTGTGGCCGCGCACCACGATCGCGACCGCGGCGGTGCGCAACCTGCTCGGCGGCGAGGAGATGGTCGCCACCTCGCGCACCCCCGACATCTACGCCGACGCCGCGTACCTGGTGCTGACCTCGCCGGCGAAGGAGACCACCGGCAACTTCTTCCTGGACGACGAGGTGCTCGCCGCGCACGGCATCACCGATCTGGAGAAGTACCGGGTGGTGCCCGGCGACGGCCCGCTCACCACGGACCTGTTCCTCTGA
- the rsgA gene encoding ribosome small subunit-dependent GTPase A, translated as MVDYDLLIPYGWNTTGYTVPDGAVPGRVIRTDRGECDVATPAGLARATLPRADSEISGLCTGDWVLLEASTGLLPLAVTALLPRRGAISRSSASGRSAGQVLAANVDTVLICVPADGDVDLGRIERLLALAWESGAQPVVVLTKADAAEDVPLDAVRAVAPGATVLAVSATSGAGLEVLTAVLDGTVVLLGPSGAGKSTLANALLGEEAFATGAVRSSDGKGRHTTVHRELRPLPHGGTLIDTPGLRGIGLFDAAEGLEKTFSDVENLARACRFGDCGHESEPGCAVRAALDSGALTERRLASYRKLLRENAYMAARTDKRLAAERERAWKEVHKQQRRMYRQRGSGK; from the coding sequence ATGGTCGATTACGACCTGTTGATTCCCTATGGCTGGAACACCACTGGTTACACCGTGCCCGACGGCGCCGTGCCCGGCCGGGTGATCCGGACCGATCGCGGCGAATGCGATGTCGCGACACCCGCCGGGCTCGCCAGGGCCACCCTGCCCCGAGCCGATTCCGAGATCTCCGGGCTCTGCACCGGCGACTGGGTACTGCTCGAAGCCTCCACCGGACTGCTGCCGCTCGCGGTGACCGCGCTGCTTCCCCGGCGCGGGGCGATCAGCCGCTCGTCGGCGTCCGGGCGGTCCGCCGGGCAGGTGCTCGCGGCCAATGTGGACACCGTGCTGATCTGCGTGCCCGCCGACGGCGACGTCGACCTCGGGCGGATCGAGCGGCTGCTCGCGCTGGCCTGGGAGAGCGGCGCGCAGCCCGTCGTGGTGCTCACCAAAGCCGATGCGGCGGAGGATGTTCCGCTCGACGCCGTGCGCGCGGTCGCGCCCGGCGCGACGGTGCTCGCGGTGAGCGCTACCAGCGGGGCCGGGCTGGAGGTGCTCACCGCCGTGCTGGACGGCACCGTCGTGCTGCTCGGGCCGTCCGGGGCGGGCAAATCCACGCTGGCCAACGCGCTGCTCGGCGAGGAGGCGTTCGCGACCGGGGCGGTGCGGTCGAGCGACGGCAAGGGCAGGCACACGACCGTGCACCGGGAGCTGCGGCCGCTGCCGCACGGGGGCACGCTGATCGACACCCCCGGGTTGCGCGGGATCGGGTTGTTCGACGCCGCCGAGGGGCTGGAGAAGACCTTCAGCGATGTCGAGAACCTGGCGCGCGCATGCCGGTTCGGCGACTGCGGGCACGAGAGCGAGCCCGGTTGCGCGGTGCGGGCGGCGCTCGACTCCGGTGCGCTGACCGAACGTCGGCTGGCCAGCTACCGGAAGCTGCTGCGGGAGAACGCCTACATGGCGGCGCGGACGGACAAGCGGCTCGCGGCCGAGCGGGAACGCGCCTGGAAGGAAGTGCACAAGCAGCAGCGGCGGATGTATCGGCAGCGAGGCTCCGGAAAGTAA
- a CDS encoding glycosyltransferase, with protein sequence MSESGPKAGAERGQAGPSLVPKKHSTGEAPDGVEELEEFVPPGTGPDVRIIAVVVTHKRRELLAESLKAVGSQSRPVDHLIVVDNGNEDEVAELVAQQPLEATYLGSRHNLGGAGGFALGILHALTLGADWVWLADDDGRPEGPAVLSTLLACAGKHGLAEVSPVVCDIDDPDRLAFPLRRGVVWRRLRSELGDDDFLPGIASLFNGALVSAQAVDLIGVPDLRLFVRGDEVEVHRRLVRSGLPFGTCLQTAYLHPNGAEEFKPILGGRMHTQYPDDPVKRYFTYRNRGYLMSQPGMRKLLPQEWIRFSWFFLVTRRDPAGLKEWFRLRSLGRNEHFGKPD encoded by the coding sequence ATGAGCGAGTCAGGCCCGAAGGCGGGAGCGGAGCGTGGCCAGGCAGGGCCTTCGCTCGTGCCGAAGAAGCACAGCACGGGTGAAGCACCGGATGGTGTCGAGGAGCTCGAGGAGTTCGTGCCGCCGGGCACCGGGCCCGACGTGCGGATCATCGCCGTCGTCGTCACGCACAAGCGGCGCGAGCTGCTCGCCGAGTCGCTGAAGGCGGTCGGCTCGCAGTCCCGCCCGGTCGACCACCTGATCGTGGTCGACAACGGCAACGAGGACGAGGTCGCCGAGCTGGTCGCGCAGCAGCCGCTGGAGGCGACCTACCTCGGGTCGCGGCACAACCTCGGCGGCGCGGGCGGCTTCGCGCTCGGCATCCTGCACGCGCTCACGCTCGGCGCCGACTGGGTGTGGCTGGCCGACGACGACGGCAGGCCCGAGGGCCCGGCGGTACTCTCCACCCTGCTGGCCTGCGCGGGCAAACACGGCCTCGCCGAGGTCTCGCCGGTGGTCTGCGATATCGACGACCCGGACCGGCTGGCCTTCCCGCTGCGCCGCGGCGTGGTGTGGCGGCGGCTGCGCTCGGAGCTCGGCGACGACGACTTCCTGCCCGGCATCGCCTCGCTCTTCAACGGCGCGCTCGTCTCGGCCCAGGCGGTCGACCTGATCGGCGTGCCGGACCTGCGGCTCTTCGTGCGCGGCGACGAGGTGGAGGTGCACCGCAGGCTGGTCCGCTCCGGGCTGCCCTTCGGCACCTGCCTGCAGACGGCGTACCTGCACCCGAACGGCGCGGAGGAGTTCAAGCCGATCCTGGGCGGGCGGATGCACACCCAGTACCCGGACGACCCGGTGAAGCGGTACTTCACCTACCGCAACCGCGGCTACCTCATGTCCCAGCCGGGCATGCGGAAGCTGCTGCCGCAGGAGTGGATCCGCTTCTCCTGGTTCTTCCTGGTGACGCGGCGGGACCCGGCTGGGTTGAAGGAGTGGTTCCGGCTGCGCTCGCTCGGGCGCAACGAGCATTTCGGCAAGCCGGATTAA
- a CDS encoding ABC transporter ATP-binding protein, translated as MTDRVSIETHQAWVEFPIFDAKSRSLKKAFLGKAGGAIGRNQSDVVVVEALRDITLSLKEGDRIGLVGHNGAGKSTLLRLLSGIYEPSRGSARIRGRVAPVFDLGVGMDPEISGYENIVIRGLFLGQTRKQMMAKIDEIADFTELGEYLSMPLRTYSTGMRVRLAMGVVTSIDPEILLLDEGIGAVDAEFMKKARKRLQELVSRSGILVFASHSNEFLAQLCDSALWIDHGRIRQHGGIEEVVRAYEGPDAGNHVAQVLRELAVDGGKELEPNQA; from the coding sequence ATGACCGACCGTGTGAGTATCGAAACCCATCAGGCGTGGGTCGAGTTCCCGATCTTCGACGCCAAGTCGCGGTCGCTGAAGAAGGCGTTCCTCGGCAAGGCGGGCGGCGCGATCGGGCGCAACCAGTCCGACGTCGTCGTGGTGGAGGCGCTGCGCGACATCACGCTCTCGCTCAAGGAGGGCGACCGGATCGGGCTGGTCGGGCACAACGGCGCGGGCAAGTCCACGCTGCTGCGGCTGCTCTCCGGGATCTACGAGCCCTCCCGCGGCAGCGCCCGGATCCGCGGCCGGGTGGCCCCGGTCTTCGATCTCGGCGTCGGCATGGACCCGGAGATCTCCGGCTACGAGAACATCGTCATCCGCGGCCTCTTCCTCGGCCAGACGCGCAAGCAGATGATGGCGAAGATCGACGAGATCGCCGATTTCACCGAGCTCGGCGAATATCTCTCGATGCCGCTGCGCACCTACTCCACCGGTATGCGGGTGCGGCTCGCCATGGGCGTGGTGACCTCCATCGACCCGGAGATCCTGCTGCTCGACGAGGGCATCGGCGCGGTGGACGCGGAATTCATGAAGAAGGCGCGCAAGCGGCTGCAGGAATTGGTGTCGCGCTCCGGAATTCTGGTGTTCGCGAGCCATTCCAACGAATTCCTCGCGCAGCTGTGCGATTCGGCGCTGTGGATCGACCACGGGCGTATCCGGCAGCACGGGGGAATCGAGGAAGTCGTGCGGGCCTACGAGGGTCCGGACGCGGGGAATCACGTGGCGCAGGTCTTGCGGGAGCTGGCGGTCGACGGCGGCAAAGAACTGGAGCCCAACCAGGCATGA
- a CDS encoding ABC transporter permease, whose amino-acid sequence MKSDSQTFARAFGDFATGFSQRELWLSLGWQDIKQRYRRSVLGPFWITIATGLQATAMGVLYSMLLDQPLREFLPYVTVGLIVWNVINASILEGADVFIANEGLIKQLPAPLSVHIYRMVWRQLLFFAHNMVIYLVMLVAFSVWEDVSWASLLAIPAILLLFLNCMWVSIFFGIFSTRYRDIAPILGSTTLMLFVLTPVMWTTSTLENQMGAGSDRARLVELVPTFHYLEIVRAPLLGEPQALRHWVIVGVITLVGWVVAILAMKQFRSRVPYWV is encoded by the coding sequence ATGAAGTCCGACTCCCAGACCTTCGCGCGCGCCTTCGGCGACTTCGCCACCGGCTTCTCGCAGCGCGAGCTCTGGCTCTCGCTCGGCTGGCAGGACATCAAGCAGCGCTACCGCCGCTCGGTGCTCGGCCCGTTCTGGATCACCATCGCCACCGGGCTGCAGGCGACGGCCATGGGCGTCCTCTACTCGATGCTGCTCGACCAGCCGCTGCGCGAGTTCCTGCCGTACGTGACGGTCGGGCTCATCGTCTGGAACGTGATCAACGCCAGCATCCTGGAGGGCGCCGACGTCTTCATCGCCAACGAGGGGCTGATCAAACAGCTGCCGGCGCCGCTGAGCGTGCACATCTACCGGATGGTCTGGCGGCAGCTGCTCTTCTTCGCCCACAACATGGTGATCTACCTGGTGATGCTGGTGGCGTTCAGCGTCTGGGAGGACGTGAGCTGGGCCAGCCTGCTCGCCATCCCCGCCATCCTGCTGCTCTTCCTGAACTGCATGTGGGTGTCGATCTTCTTCGGCATCTTCAGCACCAGGTACCGGGACATCGCACCGATCCTCGGCAGCACCACGCTCATGCTCTTCGTGCTGACCCCGGTCATGTGGACCACCTCAACGCTGGAGAACCAGATGGGGGCTGGCAGCGACCGGGCCAGGCTGGTCGAGCTGGTGCCTACCTTCCACTACCTGGAGATCGTGCGCGCGCCGCTGCTCGGGGAGCCGCAGGCGCTCCGGCACTGGGTGATCGTCGGGGTGATCACGCTGGTCGGCTGGGTGGTGGCGATCCTGGCGATGAAGCAGTTCCGTTCGCGCGTCCCGTACTGGGTATAG
- a CDS encoding bacterial proteasome activator family protein yields the protein MTPSDETPNSVVVIGPDGQPLSIPVEAGATGGQESDDRDQKEEAGESLADMVEQPAKVMRIGTMIKQLLEEVRAAPLDDASRNRLKEIHKSSVRELEQGLAPELRDELERLTLPFTDDTVPTDAELRIAQAQLVGWLEGLFHGIQTALFAQQMAARAQLEQMRQGALPPGLAVADPRGGGPHTQATGGAGQYL from the coding sequence ATGACGCCATCGGACGAAACCCCGAATTCCGTCGTCGTGATCGGTCCGGACGGGCAGCCGCTGAGCATTCCCGTCGAGGCAGGCGCCACCGGCGGCCAGGAATCCGACGACAGGGACCAGAAGGAAGAGGCGGGCGAATCGCTCGCGGACATGGTCGAGCAGCCCGCCAAGGTGATGCGGATCGGCACCATGATCAAGCAGTTGCTGGAGGAGGTGCGCGCCGCCCCGCTGGACGATGCCAGCCGCAACCGGCTGAAGGAGATCCACAAGTCCTCGGTGCGCGAGCTGGAGCAGGGGCTCGCCCCCGAGCTGCGGGACGAGCTGGAGCGGCTGACGCTGCCCTTCACCGACGACACCGTTCCCACCGACGCCGAGCTGCGGATCGCGCAGGCGCAGCTGGTCGGCTGGCTGGAGGGGCTGTTCCACGGCATCCAGACCGCGCTCTTCGCCCAGCAGATGGCGGCGCGGGCGCAACTGGAGCAGATGCGCCAGGGCGCGCTTCCCCCCGGCCTCGCGGTCGCCGACCCGCGCGGCGGCGGGCCGCACACCCAGGCCACCGGGGGTGCCGGTCAGTATCTCTGA
- a CDS encoding cysteine desulfurase-like protein produces the protein MTYDVARVRGLIPSLGDGWIHLDPQIGMLVPDSVSRAVSTGFRTSSFSHTGRHPAAARSAGILEAARVAVADLVGGDPAGVVLGPDRAALLAWLAESLSSRLGLGTGIVLSRLDDEANVAPWLRIANRYGAHVRWAEVEIETCEMPAWQFEELIGPTARLVALTAASPIVGSAPSVRVAADRVHEVGGLLVADAFGAAPYALIDIEELNADVVALSAPSWGGPQVGALVFRDPAFLDRIPSMSLNPYAKGAERLEVGGHPYALLAGLTTSIDFLAGLDERARGTRRERLEISITSLQDYHDQLFEHLMEVLDRITGLTVIGRASTRIPTVSFTVAGMQAEKVAAKLADARIGTVSGIHGGSRLLDALGVNDEGGAVTVGLAPYTTRFEIDQLGRALSALE, from the coding sequence ATGACTTACGACGTCGCGAGGGTGCGGGGCCTCATTCCGTCCCTGGGCGACGGCTGGATTCACCTCGATCCCCAGATCGGCATGCTGGTGCCGGATTCGGTGTCGCGCGCGGTGTCGACCGGTTTTCGGACGTCTTCCTTCTCCCATACCGGCAGGCATCCGGCGGCCGCGCGCAGCGCCGGAATTCTGGAGGCGGCTCGGGTCGCGGTGGCCGATCTGGTCGGCGGCGACCCGGCAGGCGTCGTGCTCGGCCCGGACCGCGCGGCGCTACTCGCCTGGCTGGCCGAATCGCTCAGCTCGCGGCTCGGGCTCGGCACCGGCATCGTGCTCTCCCGCCTCGACGACGAGGCGAACGTCGCGCCCTGGCTGCGCATCGCCAACCGCTACGGCGCGCACGTGCGCTGGGCCGAGGTGGAGATCGAGACCTGCGAGATGCCCGCCTGGCAGTTCGAGGAGCTGATCGGCCCGACCGCGCGGCTGGTCGCGCTCACCGCCGCCTCGCCGATCGTCGGCTCGGCGCCGTCGGTGCGGGTCGCCGCCGACCGGGTGCACGAGGTCGGCGGGCTGCTGGTCGCCGATGCCTTCGGCGCCGCGCCCTACGCGCTGATCGATATCGAGGAGCTGAACGCCGACGTGGTCGCGCTGAGCGCGCCGTCCTGGGGCGGGCCGCAGGTCGGCGCGCTGGTCTTCCGCGACCCCGCGTTCCTGGACCGGATCCCGTCCATGTCGCTCAACCCCTACGCCAAGGGCGCCGAGCGGCTCGAGGTCGGCGGCCACCCGTACGCGCTGCTCGCCGGGCTGACCACCTCGATCGACTTCCTCGCCGGGCTGGACGAGCGTGCCCGCGGCACCCGCCGCGAGCGGCTGGAAATCTCCATCACCTCGCTGCAGGACTACCACGACCAGCTCTTCGAGCACCTGATGGAGGTGCTGGATCGGATCACCGGGCTCACCGTGATCGGCCGGGCCTCCACCCGCATCCCCACGGTGAGCTTCACCGTCGCCGGGATGCAGGCGGAGAAGGTCGCCGCCAAGCTGGCCGACGCCAGGATCGGCACCGTGAGCGGGATCCACGGCGGCAGCAGGCTGCTCGACGCGCTCGGCGTGAACGACGAGGGCGGCGCGGTAACCGTCGGGCTCGCCCCGTACACCACCCGCTTCGAGATCGACCAGCTCGGCCGGGCACTCTCCGCGCTGGAGTGA